tcaacacatacttgacattttgatttattgcaatcaaagttaggcaatatatttaagttaatcagttttcgcaaggttttatgattgacatgtcctaaacgtgaatgccataaattatttgactcaagtaagtaagaagaagcttgaactttattatcatcaacaaccattccatttagtttgaaaagaccctcagtgaggtagccttttcctagatacatttcattcttactgacaactactttgtctgaaactagaacacacttgaatccattcttgataagaaggccggcagacaccaaattctttcgcatttctggaacatgatacactttgttcagcgtcaccaccttgccagatgtcattttcagaaatactctcccatatccttcaatcttagcagttgcagaatttcccatatagatcgtcACATCAGGTGCTGtaggggaataagtagagaaggcttctcggactgcacacacatgcgaagtagctcccgaatcaagccaccattctttgggattatctactaggttgcattttgatagcattgcacacagatcatcaataccttctttattttccaccatattggcttgtccctttctcttgtcctttttcggaagacgacaatctggagctttgtgtccaactttcccacaattataacaattgcccttgaactttttcttgttctgctcctgattctttccaaaaggttgcttccttttcttattttttggagcagcatcttcaacaatgttcgctcccataattgttgaatttccacgcaatttcttttctgctgttttgttatcttcctcaatcttgagacgaatcacaagatcttccaacttcatttccttacgcttgtgctttagataatttttgaaatctctccacgaaggaggcaacttttctatcatcgcagccacttgaaatgcttcattaactaccataccttcagcaataaggtcatgaaaaataagttgtagttcttgaacttgggttccaacagttctgctatctatcattttatagtctaggaacttagcaaccacaaattttttcaagcatgcgtcttcagtcttgtacttcttctccagtgcatcccacaattctttagaagttttcacagcactgtagacattgtacaaatcatcatccaaagcacttaggatgtagcccttgcatagaaaatctgcctatgtccatgcctcagtaatcataaatttttcattggccggcatatcagcagcgggcacaggagggtcttcgttagtgaacttctgcataccaagagtggtaagccaaaagaacaccctttgctgccatcctttgaagttggctccagaaaattttcctggtttttctgccggtggcacagaagtgcggcttgttgcagcaacagACGGAGAAGTAATAGGagtatcacttgtcatttcttttcactgtcaaaatagacaaactgccttaatatttcagaatatcagaccttttacaaaaaaacaacgacgaagtttttatactcttcaaatcgttgtacaagtatgaactttaatattccaatgaagtttttatactcttcaagtcagaatatttatttcatacggagtagaaaaccacacaggttttagtctccaaagacAGAATACAGTTTGAtcagaaaacaataataatagtaatttccttaagattgttagtaaactgtattgaaaaatattaaaacagtaacaacaactaaaagtaataaaacacaaaatctggaaatttaatGCAAGAataaaatcgagcccactgactgcacagtgtgtccttaaggaaattattcccctcaaagtacccgaggttttggaatctttcctcccaggatagaacgatttactcaccaaagtagaggtactgcaaatctttgataACTTCGAACCACTTGATGGATGTATTtcacacgagttttaggaagtgcagaaagaagaagaagatggtatatattcagaatttcgtatggaacattctgaggattaagagacatatatatagactatttgcaccttttaagaaaagacacctgttgggaaaagatttgtctgttgagaaaaggtttgcaacttttcggacaaggttgcaacctttcaaaaatctattggaaaaaacggagggaaatatttaaattaatccgggaaagaaacgggtcgcgggtcgcgggtcaggattttttcacttaattaattaaataaataaataatattaattaattaaaatgtaaagaaaatttggtccaaaaagattatcaatcaatcatatcaattgaccaaatccaaatccaaatccaaatccaaattcaaatccgaagccgaagccgaagccgtagccgaagccgagccgagcgagcgacgacgacgacgacgcgaggggagaccctcttcttaaccctttagcaacatgaaggagtgcttctacttttaagtaggagacttttcatttccaccacctatgtgggaccaaaacttatttaataaagcaagagagaacatatcattttcttctccacttcttttcccctcaatttcccattcaaactttcaattaaacccaacacttTCATAACGGAGGCTGTATCAACTCTAATTGACAAAGTTGAGGGGTATATCCGAACTTTTTCCCTTTATTGTATTTCCCACCTACTAATACACGTCATCTTCACTTAATTCATCTTCATAGCCTCCATTCCCACGTCCCCAAATTCTAACGCCTTTTgatttctttaactttattattttttccgtTTCATTTTATATGACACTGTTTAATTTGACataatttttaaggaaaaaagaaaaacttttgaaacttgtaatctaaaataattcttaaatatttgtgtagttataaatgattttattaaggataaaaaaGTTAAGATAGGACCTCTAGTAATTTATTTCCTAACTAGTGTCTAAGTCAATTACTAGTTCGAGTCAAATCCTAATAGATTAGAGAATTTCATATCCtaaataatgataattaagttaagagcattatatatatatatatatatatatatatatatatatattgtaacacACACATATCTATTATTGACAAAAGCAAATTTTGAGTATATATAATATGGGGATAGGGAAATTATTGCAGAGTATGATAGTTCGAAATGGGGAAGAAAAATGACGGGTATACCCTTGGCCGTCCAAGGATAACTCCCTCTTATTTAGAACAGAAAATGGTCAAAATTACCCTTCAACTATTTGAAATAGAGCACATATATCCTTAAACTATATtctggctcaaaaatacccttttctTCGTACTATTAGCTCAAAAATACCATTCACGTCATACTATTGGCTCACTTCTACCCCTCCGTTTGTCGAAATAAAATGTGGCACCATTCCCCACCCATCCCATCAATTAAAAGACCCAAATCTACCCATTAAAAGACCCAAACCCATCTTTGACTTTCGTAGTTATGATTTCCTTGACTCCCGTAGTTATGGCTGTTACAATTAATTTACAGCATTTTTTAAGCAAACTATTAATTGGCTATTTAATTTGCTAAACTATAGTTTTCATCCAGTAGACATAGCTAATAAAGGGTGATAGGTTTAATTTTCCAAAATGACAATTAAGCAAATGTGCTACCTGATCAAGCATGTGCTTTTCTAGGAAGAAGATGGGTGCGATCGAGCCAGGAGTGAGTTGCAGAGCAACATAATTGTACGTTCAATGTGATCAATAGATTCTTGGGAAATAGCTGAAGTGTTCTTCCTAAAGCCAGGCCAACAAGCAGGAATATCTGACTGCCGCAAAATTATTACCGGAGTTGCTTAAAAACTGCTGCAAATTAATTGTGGCAGCCATAACTATGAGAGTCAAGGAAATCATAACTATGGGAGTCAAGGATGGGTTTGGATCTTTTAATGGGTGGGTTTGGGTCTTATAATTGATGGGGTGTGGTGGGGTGCTTATGTGGGATCCTATGTGGCGTAAATTAATACACATGAGATGCCACATTTTATTATGTCAAACAGAGGGGTAGAAGTGAGTCAATAGTATAACGTGAAGGGTATTTTTTAGCCAATAGTATGACGTGAATAGTATTTTTAAGCCAGAATATAATTTAAGGTTATATGTGCTCTATTTCGAATAGTCGAAGGATAATTTTGACTGAAGAGTGATTAACGGACAAAGTGCCAATGCGAGAAGTGTCGAGTGATATGCTATTTAGAgaaacttcataatcaaataacCTTTCTCTATTTCCATACTTATTATACAACTTTGAAGAGTTCTCCAAaccttttttcttcaaaatgatAATTTCTTCTTTACGCCATAGAATTCGAACTCGATCCCTAACCCTTACCCTAATAACTATGAGACAAGTAGTAATCGGAAGCAGTACATGAGTTTCGAAGATGTTGgaggttctttttcttgaaaatttcgACCGCTTCCTTCAAATATAAGGGGCAGCTAGATGCACTTATAAGTTTCCGCTATGTGCAACATCTTATAGTACGCAACCTTCAAATTAATATGTTAAAAGAGAAGTATAATAGTTCACTTTTTTTTTGACATGTTCTAATAGTGCAAAACATTGTGTTAGAGAAATCTCTTTTAGTTTGATTAATTTTATGCTCTTTTTCATAGTATAGCTTATTGTAACCATCTATCTCTTATACAATTGgataaatagtcaaaaataaacTTAGATTTGCATAGAACATTCAAATTGGTTGATTTCAAAAATCGTCAACGttggaacttttttttttccattgcCAAGAAACTTACGGTTATATATTGCAATATAAAGTTTTATATAAACTGGATgaattaattaagaaaaatacaCAAGAAAAATGAATGAATAACCCTAAAAGAATTAACAAATCAACTACAGCTTCTTCTATTCTTACAAGAATATCAAATGATCaatgaatttaaataaaaattctcaaaacAGGAGATGCAATTGGTGCCGTCGGCCATAACTTGAAATCAACATTATCATGATCACGAGGGGTTAAGTTTAAATCCAAACAAAAAATCCTCTTGCTGCTATTTGACTTCTTCAACACTGGTATTACCATGGACGTTTTATTAATTTCATCGCGGTGACGTCTCATGTGTCCACCTAATGCTTGACCCAAAGAAAACTCCACACCACAAATAGAGCATTTATGCATCTTGTTCTTTTTGTTGGTCTGAACAAGAAACTCTCCGAGTAATTTTGGCCGTTTATTATGACTTGCACGGTGTCCACCTAGGGCTTGAAAAGACGGGAAGCGTTTATTGCAAGTCTTACATTCAAAATCATTAATATGATGATGATCTGATGATGGTGAAGTGGTGTTGTTGTGGTTGAAATGAGACAAAAGCATTAAGGCGCAGTTAGCCATGGCTTCTGCTTCCACTTGCCTATCATCTTCTCTGCTTCTTTTTACGGAAATCATATTATTGATATAATCAAGAATGAAGATACAAAAGATGTTTTTGAGCTTTGAAATGAAGAATATGATACATTTGGGTTGCGCTTTgcttcaaatatatataaaggaaGGAAACAAGACAAGGTTGGCGTGTTTTTGAAAAACACGTGCATCACattattctttattaattaGGACAGTATTTAATTAGTAAGAATTAATGTTGTTTGACTTTAGCTTAAGTGAGTCAAAGAAATACTAAAGATAGTGGAAAAGGAATCAATTGTTTTGAAGTGAGGACGCGTTAGTCAATCGTGTGAATAGGGAATAATTCAGGTCATTTCGTGCGAGCGGAAAAGTTATGTTGGTTTCTTTGAGCTTTCTAGATCACATCCAAGTAGGGCCGGATGTTTGGACTGTTCGATTTCGatataaaaattttgatttgaataaaaataagtGTAAAAGtacatttaaattatatattttttgagtttcatactaACTATTAAAAATGTGTGTTTCATACATAAATTATCAcctattagtttgagaaacacacggtatatgtaatatattctctctactctctctatttttaaaaaaaatcttgccACAGGACATTTCACATGGATATATTCCACCTTGAAGAAAATtagataaactattaatattagttaaaaattaaagatgaaagtatttctatccaaaaaaggaaattacttttaaaaaaagaaaattatatttttaaaataaaatttaaaatattttgctcattcactcctccccctccccccctcCCCGTCCTTTTATATTAGCAATGGCTTTGGCCATAACATATAGTTCATGTCTCAAGCTTAccttttttaaatttctattataaaatatttttaaaaaattcatactcCATCCCCTCTGTCCACTCCTTtctaaaaatgttattatttttattttttttaaaaaataaaattatatccaCCCGTTCTAACCCTCcgcttttaatttatatttattttttaaaaaaaatctcgttttgtgttaaatatgtacatacattttttagagaaatattttttcatatttgcgtaccgaatataacagaaataaaaattttattttaagaaaagtcttggagaaagtaaaaaatatttttctaaaatcatatgtatatatctaacacaaaacgagaaaaaaattgaaagcggAAGGTTAGGTAGGGCGgggtagatttttttttttttttaaataaaaatatttaaattattatttgaaagggggggggggagaggaagtaagaattttttttcaaacttttataaaagaaatttaataaataaaaataaaactaaaattggcttgggggggggggtgagtatggtgagagaaagtggtggagtgaggtaacaaaaatattttatattttataatatttttgggtGGGatatagtaatactttaatcttaattttaactaattctaataatttatttaatttttgttaagatgaaatattttattcatgtggAGTTTaatgtgataaaaaaaattaaataaaagagagatgtgcgtttctcaaactaataagtgatagtataagtatgaaactcacactctccATAGTTaggtatgaaattcaaaaaatgagaTAACTCAGatatgtttttgacacttatctcatttgaatatttgaattttggataaaagaaattaaaactaAACCTAATTTAAATGAATTTAGATTAATTGGTTTGgatattttaaactttaaattttgacttttaagtttttaagGCAAACCATAACAATTAACATCTCAATTCACCTAATAGTTTTACTTCTTAAAATGTATAACTCCCAACCGTTAAGAAGGATTGATGTCACATCTTTGACACTCATCAATCAGCTAAAAGGCGACGGTTGCGAAGCAAGGGGTGAGGTAGCACTTGCAGCCTGACTTGAACTCATAATAGAATATAAATAAGCAATCGTCGAGATTGAGTAAGGATTCAAATGGATCAATAAATCACTCAAAAGCGGCTCAAACATGTTAGTGGcctaaattcaaaaaatgaatTGGAGGCCTAAATTTTCtgagaaaaattaataatttttcaaagtCTATTCTTTTAGATTTTTAAGATGCAATTATTTTGAGATGCCAAGCTATGTGTttctttttatatgatttttccacttttttaataacaaatactttcctttattttaatttatttatctaattttagtttgatattaaattttaaatctaaaaaaataaataattctaTTATTGCCCAAAAAAATAAGGCTCCTTAAATTTAGAGGCctaatatatatgcattatttttGTGTAATAAAGGGCTGCGGAAAACACATACTAGCCTGTTGAACCGGATAAATTGTGACTTTTCAACTAAGTACTGTTTTTGGTGATGAAAGCAGTGACTTGGAACACACAAGTTGGGACCAAAAAACCAATTAGCATGCTGGTTGAGTGCTAATTCTTTAATTACCACTAATTAACTAACGGCAAGagtgtaatatttttttaggttGGTGACGGTGACGAACACAATAATATTTGTTATAGTGTATTTATACTTTTTCAGTATATGATGTACGATTTATATCATAATAAAAGGAAATGACAGTTTGATGCACAAAATAAAAGCAATATATGCCATAGAGTTAATTAAAAGAGAAGTATTGAGAGTAACTTTATGTTACCAATATTCATTGTTTATTGTAAATTACACTATATGGACCaaaaaatttcaatattttttttaaaaaaatattattgaataagATGATAGcgaatatgatatatattaataaataattttctagGGAGAATGACTTGGGAATTTATATGGAAATATGGAATTGAATACACATTCTTTCAGATCGATTATGTGTAGAGAGAGACTATTATCGAGGAAATTAAGTCTGGTGTCCCTCAAAGTATtcgattttgaatttttgtccATGcttaacaaaaaaatttaaaaatgatcttaatttgaaaaaaatcagAAACGATTTTTGCCACCAAGCGTAAATTTTAATTGTAATGTGGAATATAAGTTAGTTTTGTATATGGGATATGAGTTTGAGACATTTCAATAAGTTAGGAAAATTGAAGTTAATGTTCCCTCGCCTCTCTTCCGGTCTCCCCTCTCTCATATCTTTCTCACCTCTCTACCGGTCTCCCTTCTCTCCTACTCTCTATTGCCTCTTTCCTCTCTCACTCATCTCTTTCCCATTTGCCTCCTCTGAGTCCTCTCTCCTTTTCTCTATCGTCTTTTCCATCTCTCACTCATCTCTTTCCTGTTTAAGTCCCACCCCCTTCCCTCCCCTACTTTCTttgtattttatgtattttcatctctttatatttttttttcctttctctctctttgtcgtatttttgtattttgcttgtatatatattttaggggAATTTTTCGGCTATCActgtattttaatatttttttgttgattgtacaatatgtatttttattatttgatcttGTATACACTCTTGTTTTTCACCCTTGTATTAATGTGTTCTGctaccaa
This region of Solanum dulcamara chromosome 9, daSolDulc1.2, whole genome shotgun sequence genomic DNA includes:
- the LOC129904476 gene encoding zinc finger protein ZAT11-like; the protein is MISVKRSREDDRQVEAEAMANCALMLLSHFNHNNTTSPSSDHHHINDFECKTCNKRFPSFQALGGHRASHNKRPKLLGEFLVQTNKKNKMHKCSICGVEFSLGQALGGHMRRHRDEINKTSMVIPVLKKSNSSKRIFCLDLNLTPRDHDNVDFKLWPTAPIASPVLRIFI